From a single Microcoleus sp. FACHB-672 genomic region:
- the tkt gene encoding transketolase yields the protein MPVATQSLEELCINSIRFLAVDAVEKAKSGHPGLPMGAAPMAFVLWDRFMRYNPKNPKWFNRDRFVLSAGHGSMLQYALLYLMGFDSVTIEDIKQFRQWESKTPGHPENFMTPGVEVTTGPLGQGIANAVGLAMAEAHLAAKYNKPDSTIVDHYTYVILGDGCNMEGISGEACSFAGHLGLGKLIALYDDNHISIDGSTDVAFTEDVSKRFEAYGWHVLHVEDGNTDLAAIEKAINEAKAVTDKPTMIKVTTIIGYGSPNKQNTAGVHGAALGADEIALTREKLGWQHEPFVIPEDVLNHTRKAVERGAGYEAEWNKTFSDYKAKYPQEGAEFDRYISGKLPDGWDKVLPTYTAEDKALPTRKHSENCLNKLASVLPELIGGSADLTHSNLTEIKGSGDFQKGQYQNPNIHFGVREHGMGAICNGIALHQSGLIPYGATFLIFTDYMRAAIRLSALSQAGVIWVMTHDSIGQGEDGPTHQPIETLASLRAIPNLTVIRPADGNECSGAYKLAIEKAKQNHPTLLAFTRQNVPNLAGTSIEGVAKGGYTVVESEGTPDVILIGTGSEVSLCVTAAEKLTAEGKKVRVVSMPSTEVFDGQDAAYKESILPKSVTKRLLVEAGSSFGWHKYVGTEGDTVSIDRFGASAPGGVCLEKFGFSADNVLAKAKALLG from the coding sequence ATGCCTGTTGCCACCCAATCACTCGAAGAACTTTGCATCAACTCCATCCGCTTTCTGGCCGTTGACGCCGTAGAGAAGGCAAAGTCCGGTCACCCAGGGCTACCGATGGGCGCTGCGCCGATGGCGTTTGTGCTGTGGGATCGCTTTATGCGGTATAACCCAAAAAATCCTAAGTGGTTTAACCGCGATCGCTTCGTGCTATCAGCTGGACATGGCTCCATGCTACAGTACGCCCTGCTCTACCTGATGGGCTTCGACAGCGTCACCATAGAAGACATCAAGCAGTTCCGTCAGTGGGAATCCAAAACCCCTGGGCACCCGGAAAACTTTATGACTCCAGGTGTGGAAGTCACCACGGGTCCTCTCGGTCAAGGAATTGCCAACGCCGTCGGTTTGGCAATGGCAGAAGCTCACCTAGCGGCCAAGTATAATAAGCCCGATAGCACAATCGTCGATCACTACACTTATGTGATTTTGGGTGATGGGTGCAACATGGAAGGTATTTCTGGTGAAGCGTGTTCTTTCGCCGGCCACCTGGGATTAGGTAAACTCATCGCGTTGTACGACGACAACCACATCTCCATCGATGGTTCTACCGATGTGGCTTTCACAGAAGATGTTTCCAAGCGGTTTGAAGCATACGGTTGGCACGTCCTCCACGTCGAAGATGGCAATACCGATTTAGCCGCCATTGAGAAAGCAATTAACGAAGCTAAAGCCGTCACCGACAAGCCAACCATGATTAAGGTGACAACCATCATCGGTTATGGTTCGCCCAACAAACAAAACACTGCCGGTGTTCATGGTGCCGCCCTTGGTGCAGATGAAATTGCATTGACTCGCGAAAAACTGGGCTGGCAACACGAGCCTTTCGTAATCCCAGAAGATGTACTCAACCATACCCGCAAAGCCGTGGAACGCGGCGCAGGCTATGAAGCAGAGTGGAACAAGACTTTTTCCGACTACAAAGCTAAATATCCCCAAGAAGGGGCTGAATTCGACCGCTACATCAGCGGCAAATTGCCTGACGGTTGGGATAAGGTTCTCCCCACCTACACCGCCGAAGACAAGGCGCTGCCAACCCGCAAGCACTCCGAAAACTGCCTCAACAAATTGGCATCCGTTTTGCCTGAACTGATCGGGGGTTCCGCTGACTTAACCCACTCCAACCTGACTGAAATCAAAGGAAGTGGTGACTTCCAGAAAGGGCAATATCAAAACCCCAACATCCACTTTGGTGTGCGGGAACATGGTATGGGCGCAATCTGTAATGGGATCGCGCTGCATCAATCTGGATTAATTCCCTACGGCGCAACCTTCTTGATCTTCACAGATTATATGCGGGCTGCCATTCGCTTATCTGCCTTGTCCCAAGCTGGGGTAATTTGGGTGATGACCCACGACTCTATCGGACAAGGTGAAGATGGCCCAACCCACCAACCGATTGAAACGCTTGCTTCCCTGCGTGCGATTCCTAACCTGACGGTGATTCGTCCTGCAGACGGAAACGAATGTTCTGGTGCTTATAAATTAGCGATTGAAAAAGCCAAGCAAAACCATCCCACCTTGTTAGCCTTCACGCGTCAAAATGTGCCCAATTTAGCCGGCACATCGATTGAAGGCGTGGCAAAAGGTGGCTACACGGTGGTTGAGTCTGAGGGAACACCGGATGTTATCTTGATTGGTACGGGTTCAGAAGTGAGCCTGTGCGTAACAGCAGCCGAGAAACTCACGGCTGAAGGTAAAAAAGTCCGTGTCGTTTCGATGCCTTCAACCGAAGTGTTTGATGGACAAGATGCGGCTTACAAAGAGTCTATTCTGCCGAAATCTGTTACCAAGCGCTTACTTGTAGAAGCCGGCAGCAGTTTTGGCTGGCACAAGTACGTCGGAACGGAAGGCGATACCGTAAGTATTGATCGCTTTGGTGCTTCTGCTCCAGGCGGTGTCTGTCTAGAGAAGTTTGGCTTCAGCGCTGACAATGTTTTAGCTAAGGCAAAAGCACTGTTAGGC
- a CDS encoding tetratricopeptide repeat protein → MHKDQQNLAQAWFEHGIALRNVGRTEEAIASYDKALEIKPDDYETWNSRGNALYNLRRDEEAITSYEKALEIKPTYHLAWNNRGNALYNLGRDEEAITSYEKALEIKPYYHEAWYYRGHALVNLGRHEEAITSYNKAVEIQPDYHEAWYWQGYALYNLGRHEEAIASYDKALEIQPDYHEAWYSKAYCYALQGNIELALENLQHVIYLNPDEYRQFAESDSDFDNIRGDSRFQMLIQGK, encoded by the coding sequence ATGCACAAAGATCAACAAAACCTTGCTCAAGCTTGGTTTGAACACGGCATAGCATTACGCAATGTAGGACGCACTGAAGAAGCGATTGCATCTTACGATAAAGCCCTTGAAATTAAACCGGACGATTATGAAACCTGGAACAGTCGGGGCAATGCTTTATATAATTTAAGACGTGATGAAGAAGCGATTACTTCTTACGAAAAAGCCCTTGAAATTAAACCGACTTATCATTTAGCCTGGAACAATCGGGGTAATGCTTTATATAATTTAGGACGTGATGAAGAAGCGATTACTTCTTACGAAAAAGCCCTTGAAATTAAACCATACTATCATGAAGCCTGGTATTACCGAGGCCATGCGTTAGTTAATTTAGGACGCCATGAAGAAGCGATTACTTCCTACAACAAAGCTGTTGAAATTCAACCAGACTATCATGAAGCCTGGTACTGGCAGGGCTATGCTTTATATAATTTAGGACGCCATGAAGAAGCGATTGCATCTTATGACAAAGCACTTGAAATTCAACCAGACTATCATGAAGCCTGGTACAGCAAAGCTTACTGCTACGCCTTACAAGGCAACATTGAGTTAGCCCTAGAAAACCTCCAACACGTTATTTACCTCAACCCTGACGAATACCGGCAATTCGCAGAAAGCGACTCGGACTTTGATAACATCCGAGGGGATAGCCGGTTTCAAATGCTTATTCAGGGGAAATGA
- the eis gene encoding GNAT family N-acetyltransferase gives MPNFEFGNVSNPEEAQRLGEILCQCFNFPTKDWPFYRDRLGLESFRVLRQEGKIAAGLGIYQMGQWFGGQSVPMAGIAAVGVPPEYRGTGVAFELLSQTLKELYDSGVPVSSLYPATQRLYRKVGYEQAGTRCTWELPTQSIRMSERSMPVRSVESSQHEVFHELYRQQASRNNGNLDRNTAIWENAVQHPDNAVYAYIAGSESQPEGYIIFSPKQEVGSNLLTIWDWAAVTPAAQRRLWAFLADHRSQIDKVIWQGSTLDSRLFLLAEQTAKIRSLDIWFLRVVNVALALEKRGYPAAMVAELHLSVTDNLLPANNGNFVLKVSGGRGEVTKGGKGELQLDIRALAPLYTGLFTAYQLHANGQLEATENALSLATQIFAGSQPWMPDFF, from the coding sequence ATGCCTAATTTTGAATTTGGCAACGTGTCGAATCCTGAAGAAGCACAACGCCTAGGGGAAATTCTCTGCCAGTGCTTCAACTTTCCTACGAAAGATTGGCCTTTTTATCGAGATCGTTTGGGATTAGAGAGTTTTCGAGTTTTGCGTCAAGAGGGCAAAATTGCCGCCGGCTTGGGAATTTACCAGATGGGGCAGTGGTTTGGGGGGCAATCTGTGCCAATGGCGGGGATTGCAGCTGTGGGTGTGCCGCCGGAGTATCGGGGAACCGGCGTGGCATTTGAACTGCTGAGTCAAACCCTCAAAGAACTTTATGACAGTGGGGTGCCGGTTTCTTCGCTTTATCCCGCCACTCAGCGCCTTTACCGGAAAGTGGGATATGAACAAGCCGGCACCCGTTGCACCTGGGAGTTGCCAACTCAGAGTATTCGCATGAGTGAACGCAGTATGCCGGTTCGTTCTGTAGAATCATCTCAGCATGAAGTTTTTCACGAACTTTACCGGCAGCAGGCAAGCCGAAATAACGGGAATTTAGATCGCAATACAGCCATTTGGGAGAATGCTGTTCAACACCCAGACAATGCGGTTTATGCCTATATTGCCGGCAGTGAAAGCCAACCCGAAGGTTACATTATTTTTAGTCCCAAACAGGAAGTCGGTAGCAATCTATTAACAATATGGGATTGGGCGGCTGTAACGCCGGCAGCGCAACGTCGTTTGTGGGCGTTTTTAGCAGATCATCGATCTCAGATCGACAAGGTTATTTGGCAGGGTTCAACTCTCGATTCTCGTCTGTTTCTGCTTGCAGAACAAACCGCTAAAATTCGCAGTTTAGACATCTGGTTTTTGCGAGTGGTGAATGTGGCGCTTGCCTTGGAAAAACGCGGCTATCCGGCGGCTATGGTTGCTGAGTTACATTTATCTGTCACTGACAATTTACTGCCGGCAAACAATGGCAATTTTGTTTTAAAGGTTTCTGGAGGGCGAGGCGAAGTCACTAAAGGCGGTAAAGGCGAACTACAGTTAGACATTCGCGCCCTCGCACCGCTTTACACGGGTTTATTTACAGCTTATCAACTGCACGCAAACGGCCAATTAGAAGCAACGGAGAATGCGTTATCTCTTGCGACTCAAATATTTGCCGGTTCTCAGCCTTGGATGCCAGACTTTTTTTGA
- a CDS encoding alpha/beta hydrolase has protein sequence MDEQITGKDPKFNILGQITGLLLSFVLLVVGLVLCFVFNPATVQSESLAIPLEGNRQLVARLFIPKATAAPQPVMVLCHGINASKEVMTPLAVELARHGIAGLAFDFGGSGESYRLSGGKGAIQNLEESNLADAQAVLTYLRANPDRFDVKRMGIAGHSLGGTIALQLAQTDRQLRSTIVMGMSGEAAPSVPKNLFLGVGVYEQLNPVADVRRMYQAATAGKNQAGEIVGDFNTGTARMMVISPTADHVIEPYDSFLIGQAVNWAQRSLNVSVARLPAVFPGYILGLLVAFTGAVATGVLMFVRTGKPVEYPAARQLFRRFVAFTLVALMGVVWRLGSSGLGPSRAASNSLILCYVLLLVTNYALLYSEKWKPALRVAGLYSLVFLEPFMLPALLSGSSEVVKNPGYLIDLPQFLLQWPVFFIYNYTTVFKLALLPTYTLKLQLSWLFLLLILVEFVWPAITLTTLERAVKWAVRQLRRPFRVAGYGSISRRSAGLLGVLVLLLVLIVHQRLQDGVFSLAAGSGLLVLQLISQMVLLPVAVIVVILRSAWFRRLESRCLER, from the coding sequence ATGGATGAGCAAATAACAGGCAAAGATCCAAAATTTAACATTCTGGGACAAATCACCGGCTTGCTTTTAAGCTTTGTGCTGCTTGTTGTTGGGCTAGTGCTTTGTTTTGTTTTTAACCCGGCAACAGTTCAATCAGAGTCCCTCGCTATCCCACTCGAAGGCAACCGGCAACTCGTCGCACGCCTATTTATTCCGAAAGCGACTGCTGCCCCACAGCCAGTTATGGTGCTGTGTCATGGCATCAATGCCAGTAAGGAGGTGATGACGCCCTTAGCAGTGGAATTGGCGCGTCATGGAATTGCAGGACTCGCTTTCGATTTTGGGGGATCGGGGGAATCTTACCGGCTTTCAGGGGGTAAGGGTGCGATCCAAAATCTTGAGGAAAGCAATCTCGCGGATGCCCAGGCAGTTCTGACTTATCTGCGGGCAAATCCTGATCGCTTTGATGTTAAGCGCATGGGAATTGCCGGCCACTCTTTGGGGGGCACTATTGCTTTACAGCTAGCTCAAACAGACCGGCAGTTGCGCTCTACGATTGTGATGGGAATGAGCGGAGAAGCGGCCCCTTCTGTGCCCAAAAATCTTTTCCTGGGCGTGGGTGTGTATGAACAGCTTAATCCTGTGGCAGATGTCCGCCGGATGTACCAAGCGGCAACTGCCGGCAAAAATCAGGCAGGCGAGATTGTTGGAGATTTTAATACCGGCACTGCCCGGATGATGGTGATTTCTCCGACGGCTGATCATGTAATCGAACCCTACGATTCTTTTTTAATCGGGCAGGCGGTGAATTGGGCGCAACGATCTTTGAATGTGTCGGTTGCGCGTCTGCCGGCAGTATTTCCTGGCTATATTTTAGGATTATTGGTTGCGTTCACGGGCGCTGTAGCAACCGGCGTTTTGATGTTTGTGCGAACTGGAAAGCCGGTGGAATATCCGGCTGCCCGTCAGCTTTTCCGGCGCTTTGTGGCTTTTACCCTTGTGGCGCTGATGGGTGTGGTGTGGAGGTTGGGAAGCAGTGGTTTAGGCCCGTCTAGAGCGGCTAGTAATTCGCTAATTTTATGCTATGTGCTGTTACTGGTTACGAATTACGCCCTGCTTTATTCTGAAAAATGGAAGCCGGCTTTACGGGTCGCCGGTTTATATAGTTTGGTGTTTTTAGAACCGTTTATGTTGCCGGCTTTACTGAGTGGTAGCAGCGAAGTTGTTAAAAATCCTGGTTATCTCATCGATTTGCCGCAATTTCTGCTGCAATGGCCGGTGTTTTTTATTTATAACTACACAACAGTTTTTAAACTTGCATTATTGCCGACTTACACCTTGAAATTGCAGCTAAGTTGGTTATTTTTGCTGCTGATATTGGTGGAATTTGTGTGGCCGGCAATTACTTTAACAACACTGGAACGGGCTGTTAAATGGGCTGTGCGGCAGTTGCGCCGGCCTTTTAGGGTTGCCGGTTACGGTAGCATTTCCCGCCGTTCAGCCGGCCTGCTGGGGGTGCTGGTGCTGTTGCTGGTTCTGATTGTGCATCAGCGCCTTCAGGATGGCGTGTTCTCCCTGGCAGCCGGTAGCGGGTTACTGGTGTTGCAGTTAATTAGCCAGATGGTGTTGCTGCCGGTGGCGGTAATTGTGGTTATTTTGCGCTCAGCCTGGTTTCGGCGTTTAGAGAGCCGGTGTTTAGAGAGATGA
- a CDS encoding tetratricopeptide repeat protein yields the protein MHKYQQDIAQAWFEQGIALANVGRYEEAMASYDKALEIKPDYHEAWYHRGFVLAYFLGRDEEAMASYDKALEIKPDYHEAWNNRGIALDYLGRYEDAIESYDKALEIKPNLPEPWNNRGNALKNLGRYEEAIADYDKALEIKPDYDEAWNKRGDSLSDLGRYEEAIADYDKVLGIKPDFPEIWYIRGLILGNLGRYEEGITSYDKALEIKPGYHEAWYWRGDALANLGRYEEVIASYDKALEIKPDYHEAWFYRGFALNNLGRYHEAIASYNKALEIKPDYYEAWCNRGFALYNLECYEEEIACYDKALEIKPDFHQAWNKRGNALGKLERYEEAIACFDQAIEIEADFHEAWYNKACYSALQGNIDLALENLQHAIQLNPDEYRQLAETDSDFDNIRKDSRFQMLIQGR from the coding sequence ATGCACAAATATCAACAAGACATTGCTCAAGCTTGGTTTGAACAGGGTATAGCATTAGCCAATGTAGGACGCTATGAAGAAGCAATGGCCTCTTACGACAAAGCACTTGAAATTAAACCAGATTATCATGAAGCCTGGTATCACCGGGGCTTTGTCTTAGCTTATTTTTTAGGACGCGATGAGGAAGCAATGGCCTCTTACGACAAAGCACTTGAAATTAAACCAGATTATCATGAAGCCTGGAACAACCGGGGCATTGCCTTAGATTATTTAGGACGCTATGAAGATGCGATTGAATCCTACGACAAAGCCCTTGAAATTAAACCGAACCTTCCTGAACCCTGGAACAACCGGGGCAATGCTTTAAAAAATTTAGGACGCTATGAAGAAGCGATTGCTGACTACGATAAAGCACTTGAAATTAAACCGGATTATGATGAAGCTTGGAACAAGCGGGGCGATTCCTTAAGTGATTTAGGACGCTATGAAGAAGCGATTGCTGACTACGATAAAGTACTTGGCATTAAACCGGACTTTCCTGAAATCTGGTACATTCGTGGTCTTATCTTAGGAAATTTAGGACGCTATGAAGAAGGAATTACTTCCTACGATAAAGCACTTGAAATTAAACCTGGCTATCATGAAGCCTGGTACTGGCGGGGCGATGCTTTAGCTAATTTAGGACGCTATGAAGAAGTGATTGCTTCTTACGATAAAGCACTTGAAATTAAACCAGACTATCATGAAGCCTGGTTCTATCGGGGCTTTGCCTTAAATAATTTAGGACGCTATCACGAAGCGATTGCTTCTTACAATAAAGCCCTTGAAATTAAACCGGACTATTATGAAGCCTGGTGCAACCGGGGCTTTGCTTTATATAATTTAGAATGCTATGAAGAAGAGATTGCTTGCTACGATAAAGCACTTGAAATTAAACCGGACTTTCATCAAGCCTGGAACAAGCGGGGCAATGCCTTAGGCAAATTAGAACGCTATGAAGAAGCGATTGCTTGCTTTGACCAAGCTATTGAAATTGAAGCGGACTTTCATGAAGCCTGGTACAACAAAGCTTGCTACAGCGCCTTACAAGGCAACATTGATTTAGCCCTGGAAAACCTCCAGCACGCTATCCAACTCAACCCTGACGAATATCGGCAACTTGCAGAAACCGACTCGGACTTTGACAACATCCGAAAGGATAGCCGATTCCAAATGCTCATTCAGGGGAGATGA
- a CDS encoding CoB--CoM heterodisulfide reductase iron-sulfur subunit B family protein, whose product MPSSTLRYAYFPGCVAQGACRELYQSTQVLTETLGIELVELKKASCCGSGTFKEDSQLLEDTVNARNIALAEELNLPLLTHCSTCQGVVGHVDERLKDLQKTDSAYIERVNGLLKKEGCSPYRGTTEVKHLLWALIADYGLEEIQNRVTRKLSDLKCAAFYGCYLLRTQTSMPFDDPFKPESMENVFRTVGATPIYYRGRTQCCGWPLSSYAPVESFKMAGAHIQEALDAGADCLITPCPLCHLNLDSRQPEVEQVIQRKLGLPVLHLPQLISLALGVDPKQLGLDRHIVSTKPVLEKLGL is encoded by the coding sequence ATGCCATCCTCAACACTTAGATACGCTTACTTTCCCGGCTGTGTTGCCCAAGGAGCCTGCCGAGAGCTTTACCAGTCTACTCAAGTTCTGACTGAAACTTTGGGCATTGAACTCGTTGAATTGAAAAAAGCTTCCTGCTGCGGTTCTGGCACGTTTAAGGAAGACTCTCAGCTGCTAGAAGATACGGTGAATGCTCGTAATATTGCTTTGGCGGAAGAATTGAATCTGCCGCTGCTGACTCATTGCAGCACGTGTCAGGGCGTCGTTGGCCATGTGGATGAGCGCCTCAAGGATTTGCAGAAAACTGACTCGGCTTATATTGAGCGCGTGAACGGGTTATTGAAAAAAGAAGGCTGTTCGCCCTATCGGGGAACGACGGAGGTCAAACATCTCCTGTGGGCCTTAATCGCAGATTACGGTTTGGAGGAAATTCAAAACCGGGTGACGCGCAAGTTGAGTGACCTAAAATGTGCAGCGTTTTACGGGTGCTATCTGCTTCGCACCCAAACTTCGATGCCTTTCGATGATCCCTTCAAACCCGAATCAATGGAGAATGTATTTCGGACGGTTGGGGCGACACCGATTTATTATCGAGGGCGCACGCAATGTTGCGGTTGGCCTCTTTCTAGTTATGCGCCGGTTGAGTCGTTTAAGATGGCCGGCGCTCATATTCAAGAAGCGCTTGACGCGGGGGCGGATTGTCTGATAACGCCTTGTCCTTTGTGCCACCTCAATCTGGATTCTCGTCAACCAGAGGTGGAACAGGTGATTCAACGTAAACTGGGGCTGCCGGTGTTGCATTTGCCTCAGTTAATCTCGCTGGCTTTAGGGGTTGATCCGAAGCAGTTGGGACTCGACCGACACATTGTTTCAACCAAGCCGGTGTTGGAGAAATTGGGACTTTAG
- the fabF gene encoding beta-ketoacyl-ACP synthase II — MTNFERKRVVVTGLGAITPIGNTLAEYWEGLIAGRSGIGPITLFDASRHDCRIAGEVKGFDPYEYLERKEAKRMDRFAQFAISASKQAIADAQFTINDLNAEQVGAIIGTGIGGLKVLEDQQEIYLTKGPDRCSPFMIPMMIANMAAGLTAIHTGAKGPNSCTVTACAAGSNAVGEAFRLIQRGYAQAMICGGTEAAVTPLSVAGFAAARTLSTRNDDPAHASRPFDRNRDGFVMGEGAGILLLEELECALSRGARIYAELVGYGMTCDAYHMTSPVPGGEGAARAMQLAMKDAGITPDQISYINAHGTSTPMNDPTETAAIKTALGESAYKVAISSTKSMTGHLLGGSGGIEAVATAMAIANDQIPPTINLDDPDPNCDLDYVPHQSRAQKVEVALSNSFGFGGHNVTLAFKKYV; from the coding sequence ATGACCAACTTTGAACGGAAACGTGTTGTTGTCACCGGCCTTGGTGCGATCACACCAATTGGCAATACCCTCGCTGAATATTGGGAAGGATTGATTGCCGGCAGAAGTGGCATTGGCCCCATCACCTTGTTCGACGCATCACGGCACGACTGTCGAATTGCCGGCGAAGTGAAGGGCTTTGACCCTTACGAGTATCTGGAACGCAAAGAAGCCAAGCGGATGGATCGCTTTGCTCAGTTTGCGATTTCAGCGAGCAAGCAGGCAATCGCCGACGCCCAGTTCACAATTAATGACCTGAATGCAGAACAGGTGGGCGCGATCATCGGCACCGGCATCGGGGGGCTAAAAGTTCTTGAAGATCAACAAGAAATCTATCTCACGAAAGGCCCAGATCGGTGCAGCCCTTTCATGATTCCCATGATGATTGCCAATATGGCTGCCGGTTTAACCGCCATTCACACCGGCGCAAAGGGGCCAAATTCATGCACAGTTACAGCCTGTGCGGCTGGCTCAAATGCAGTAGGTGAAGCATTTCGTCTGATTCAGCGCGGCTACGCCCAAGCGATGATTTGTGGCGGAACGGAAGCGGCGGTAACGCCCCTGTCTGTTGCCGGTTTCGCAGCAGCCCGGACACTTTCGACGCGCAACGACGATCCCGCCCACGCCAGCCGGCCTTTTGACCGGAATCGGGATGGATTTGTTATGGGCGAAGGTGCCGGCATCCTATTGCTCGAAGAACTCGAATGCGCCCTCAGTCGGGGTGCCCGCATCTATGCCGAACTCGTTGGCTACGGCATGACTTGCGACGCCTATCACATGACCTCCCCCGTACCTGGTGGCGAAGGGGCTGCACGGGCAATGCAGCTAGCGATGAAAGATGCGGGAATCACCCCCGATCAAATCAGCTACATTAACGCCCACGGCACCAGCACGCCGATGAACGACCCCACAGAAACCGCCGCCATTAAAACAGCCTTGGGAGAGAGTGCCTACAAAGTGGCCATTAGCTCAACCAAGTCAATGACCGGCCACCTGCTGGGCGGTTCCGGCGGCATCGAAGCCGTAGCAACCGCAATGGCAATTGCCAACGATCAAATTCCGCCGACGATTAATTTGGACGATCCCGATCCAAACTGCGACTTAGATTATGTGCCTCACCAAAGTCGCGCTCAAAAAGTCGAAGTGGCGCTGTCCAACTCCTTCGGGTTTGGCGGTCATAACGTCACACTAGCTTTTAAAAAGTACGTTTAG
- the acpP gene encoding acyl carrier protein has translation MSQEEIFSRVKKIVADQLEVEASDIKPESNFANDLGADSLDTVELVMALEEEFDIEIPDEAAEGILTVQATVDYINSQVSASAAKE, from the coding sequence ATGAGTCAAGAGGAAATTTTTTCAAGAGTCAAGAAAATCGTGGCGGATCAACTGGAAGTTGAGGCGAGCGACATCAAGCCAGAATCCAACTTCGCCAACGATCTCGGAGCTGACTCTTTAGATACTGTGGAATTGGTAATGGCTTTAGAAGAAGAATTTGATATCGAAATTCCGGACGAAGCCGCAGAAGGGATTCTCACAGTTCAAGCAACTGTGGACTACATCAACAGCCAAGTTTCAGCCTCCGCCGCGAAGGAGTGA